From the genome of candidate division TA06 bacterium:
AACCTTATCCCGGTACTGACCGTGGAGGAGAACGTGGAGTACGTGATTCTGCTACAGGGAATGCCCAAGGATAAGCGCCGTGCCAGGGTGACCGAGATCCTCCATGATGTGGGGCTGGAGGGCTACGGGGACCGCCTGCCCCCCAAACTGTCCGGGGGCCAGCAGCAGAGGGTGGCGGTGGCCCGGGCCATGGCCGCCAATCCGGCCATCATCCTGGCTGACGAACCGACCGCCAACCTGGACTCCAGGACGGCCGAGGCCCTGATGGAGATGATGCACGAACTGAACCACCGGACCAAGATGACCTTTCTGTTCTCCACCCACGACAAGCTGGTGATGGACAAGGCCGAAAGGATAATAACCATCAAAGACGGACGGATTGCTTCGGATATTGAAAAATGACGTTTCCAATGTCCCGGATAATGAAGTTTCTGCGCCCAGCCGGGTTGGTTGGGTTCATCGGCCTGCTGGCCTTGTTCCCGATGTCCCAATACGCCCAGGCATCGACGATCACGCTTAACGGCTACAACAAGACCTTTGCACTGGTTGAGCAGCCAGCCCTGATTGCCGGTCTGCCGCGTCAGTCTGGATCGTGGACGGTATTCGACGCCCTGCGGCTGAAGATTGCCTGGAAACCGCGCGAATCTTTCTCTTTCAATACCGCCTATGGGATGGCGCCCAAGCTCTCAAATCCCTTTAGTGTGAATGCAGGGAGCACTCTGGCCGATCCCCGGCAGTACCGGGTCAATGACACCCGCCCCAGATTGTATCCATGGAAAACGATCGCTGGCGGTCATGTTACCGTCAGGCATAACCTTGACCGTGCATATGTCCGGCTTAGCTTCGACCGCGCCGACCTGTTCGTCGGCCGCCAGGCCATAGCTTGGGGCAGCGCCAGGATCGTAAACCCCACTGACGTGATTGCACCCTATCCATTCGGGGAACTCGACACCGAGGAGAGAATCGGGGTGGATGCGGTGCGGGTGGTAGTGCCCGTGGATGAACAGGGCGAACTTAATGCTGGTTACATAGCAGGCAGAAATGCGGATATAGCCAAAAGTGCTGTCTTTCTAAGAGGGAAGATAGGTTTAGCCAGAACCGACGTGACTGTTAGCGTTACAAAGTACAAGCGGAATCTGGTGGCGGGATTGGATCTGGCCCGGGCCATTGCCGGGGCCGGAACCTGGCTGGAAACGGCTTATACTCGCTATGACATCGATCATGATTACGTATGCGGCCTTGAATCGTTTCGCTTATCCTGCGGTCTTGACTATAGAATTAATGAAAAACTCTACGCCTTCATCGAATACCATTACAATGGTGATGGTGAATCCTATGTCGCAAATTACGGACCTTCCGTCTCGAAACCAGGTTATCGCAACGGCCCGGTTTATCTGATGGGCAGGCATTATGCGATCCCGGCAGTTTCGTACCAGATCACTCCGCTGATTACTTCCATCACGAATCCGCTGATCAATATCAACGACGGATCGTTTCTTCTTTCCCAACAATTTGAGTATAACACCACTCAAGATACCTACTTATCGCTGGGGGGGTACTGGGGTTTTGGGAAAATCCCAATTATTTTGATGCCAGCGATGGCGGTGATACCCCGTTCTGAGTTTGGTGGTTATTCTAAAAGTGTTAATATTTCATTTGGGGCCTATTTTTAAGTATTTGAAGCTGATCCTGATGACCAGGCTGTCTACCTTGCTGACCCTGTTCTTCGTCCCGGCCCTGCACATGTTTTCTTAACTGCGGATCAAGCGGAAGAAGGAGAACGGTATCTAACGGTTTAAACATTCCCAGAACTTGTCTTGTTTTAATAGCCGACCGAAATGTTCGCTGGCAACGGGAATGGTTTGATATTTTAAATTATGAAATCTTTTTTAGGTTCGCTTTAAAGCGGTTGACAAAAGTGGTTTTTTTAGGTTATAATTAAAAGATATCAGGGACTAAAAGGCTTGATGTCCCTGATGCTGTTTTTAAGACTTAAAAAAATATTCACTGGGGGATCGTCCAACGGCAGGACACATGGCTCTGGACCAT
Proteins encoded in this window:
- a CDS encoding ABC transporter ATP-binding protein encodes the protein MLARGLVKTYDDGGIPVEAVRGIDLTIHRGEFAALVGPSGSGKTTFLNLISGLDKPSSGSVSLGGRDISKMSGAELSDFRRDNIGFIFQAYNLIPVLTVEENVEYVILLQGMPKDKRRARVTEILHDVGLEGYGDRLPPKLSGGQQQRVAVARAMAANPAIILADEPTANLDSRTAEALMEMMHELNHRTKMTFLFSTHDKLVMDKAERIITIKDGRIASDIEK